tcctaccttaccaagtcagcatcattaaaaatcaacctcatttacacattttggtaatagccaagcaacagaataagtgacacttgtagatccagcagtgatgtgcaggCTGCAAGTGTGTTTAAACAGTTATATGCTACaggcatgaagttgtcttgggataagacctgggatgatgactgtgaaaaagaactcaaagtaactggagtcttgatatcgcaggtgatggacaagtaccgagagtggcagggagggtaacaatggaagaagtagagtgaagactagaggtcagttgtgcaagaaaatgaaatgttatgatggagcagagggcactgaaagagaagagagcaatgatattgtggtggtgtgttggaattaaaggactctctaatttgctggtagtacaagaatgaaagtttttatgtgccctaatggcatcagtcacaacacacgagtccttgttcaattgggtgtagccttaatcaaatgaggtcttgaGACAGTTTGGTCCAACTCTAAGGTGGTTACCTCTCAAACAAgcaagagtgtaggacactgatatgaagagattgccaagtgctgacaatcgctgtttattgtaattcaactccaagacaagtgcagattatggcccagacacatagaggtgaggtcactgacaagcatgggaactaatgtgaaagagccttacaaagctccacttttaatgaataacaggccagtgaaaaaagaaagttgggaggatatgttatccaagtctaaatgaataacaggccagtgaaaaaaagaaaattgggaggatatgttatccaagtctaaatgactttttgaagaatgaaaatgcagaggatTGACAtgacattatatccaagggcaaggttgtttacaaccacagaaggtactgggaaaaagacttgcaatgctcttttgcaatccattaggtaaaatgtctaatgaaaaaaaattagtgtatggaaacaattgtagtgatgtgaaagcatggaagaatcaagacgcactagagcacaggtttaagagaagtgttctacccccttttgctgaggatagtataaactccatcatataaaaaaatagcttttaaaaacctcaactacaagtagactactggcattctgtccagaaacatgcatctctccttgtcatatacaacacttgactcgcatagatcattattcgtaaCCGATTTTCCTGCCGAGCACCATTCAATAGCCTTGacttttggcaaattggtagaagcaacagatggtagcagtatgtaggaacatttaggctggagcattaggtaatagtaataataaggaacattaggtagaagccctctacgtggcctgttaagggtgaagcaatagaggctatgaagtggcactggagttccctagatatggagagactactgccatggacacccatttaagggagttccactttacatTGAAAAGGCCAAGTgagtgctttgacagttgctgaaagaggagtggtaactgggaatactggattcaataagctgcacatgggcaagagtatacatgtgagggactgagcattaacatgcataactggcctgttgcaattcactggcttgcacagaaaaggttgttatatgcaagtatgttaaagggagtggcaggtggaatgccattttttggtgaagtaatgtgtgaaagtctgtaatgaacaaatgaagaaaaaaacagtctaaaataaagtagcaagaggaagagggtttagaaaagtggcttgttgtgctgcaatacctagagaaattaaaaaatggcacacacataagctaaataaaaccagggcattgaaaggtttaaatacttacatagacaaacgatgtgtatggcatgtgaaagatgggataaagaagtgatactcctgatcctacccacctaggtatcatgaggattagtgataactgcatactgagccagcacttcagtggttgtcaagctgcactcctccgatccagacagccgtctttctttctgtctcagccatatgtagactgctggtattctgtccacaagcatacaaggttggttaggttaggttaggttaggttaggttaggttgtgttaggttaggttaggttaggttaggttaggttaggttaggctaggctaggctaggctaggttaggctaggctaggttaggtcaggttaggtcagtttaggttccttttcccattcctatgcccaactagatcaaaacaagaccactatgtagcagaaaacctaccactagttagcactccagagatcgttcctgctatgggactgccacgggtggtgaagacatccacttccatgtagtttgcacgccaactttcctgtacattctgatctacagcatctagtaggaactcccgggttatgctgtctagtgagtggccattcacctgcaaagtgaaatgcttaaccaaaagcaaccacgtactattgattatattcctttaccccaatatgtcagaaccactaaactccatttcctctactattacaattattaccactgaccaccactaatctacagatatgcctgctactttgtctaaaattatgaaggccaacatgacagtttttggttcccagttatatgtattaaatcatgagcatacagccttggtttgctcacatacatcgacttaaagtgcaggaatatacaagttagccaactgtgcacgtgatccattcgataaacaggaaaccaaatatagacatcctatgtatataacacaacatgtttagtagccagtataaagcagtattaaccatataaaggacaccagtttcatactggtttgcaatgcaagaagtatgcctacttgaatccacatttacaaagtgatatcccctcaaattctcaaaaaaatttccattggtttaataatcttttaacatccctttccagaatcagaactttgaagtgctttatatctcaagtggtatgatgcaactcactcaccttatgtatagtcagttcatcaaaatgggcattatcaacagtgagggatgcagcacttataaatccagtgatagcttgctgaccgaagtggtacaacactgtaggaagggcatccttcagaagctgtacctctgtctgcaagtatcaccaagtggttaATCAACCAAGTTACTAGATGGTACAGCAAATGGAAAACCAGTATCCTGTCATAAATGGGAATTCTCATGTACGATCAGAaaggttttgacttttttgaagtataaccattatttgattatgagcattatcagacttgccactcccccatcccattttttgtggaaataaccaagagaacattcattttaaatacctgaagctcgcttacagctgcaacatattcctccaaggattgattggctgagctcccttctaaggggttcctgatgttaacagttTGATCAATGGTAGATGTTCCACTCActcttagttctgggaagatgactggcccactccatacctttcaaaagaccagttcatgcttttttcatatccaactgcctctcctaccttaccaagtcagcatcattaaaaatcaacctcatttacacattttggtaatagccaagcaacagaataagtgacacttgtagatccagcagtgatgtgcaggctgtaagtgtgtttaaacagttatatgctacaggcatgaagttgtcttgggataagacctgggatgatgactgtgaaaaagaactcaaagtaactggagtcttgatatcgcaggtgatggacaagtaccgagagtggcagggagggtaacaatggaagaagtagagtgaagac
This genomic window from Panulirus ornatus isolate Po-2019 chromosome 45, ASM3632096v1, whole genome shotgun sequence contains:
- the LOC139762984 gene encoding uncharacterized protein isoform X8; translated protein: MAKMWITCFLPGSHWMEYKHYLHLTYLKQSEWRVWSGPVIFPELRVSGTSTIDQTVNIRNPLEGSSANQSLEEYVAAVSELQTEVQLLKDALPTVLYHFGQQAITGFISAASLTVDNAHFDELTIHKVNGHSLDSITREFLLDAVDQNVQESWRANYMEVDVFTTRGSPIAGTISGVLTSDRGTASEGCPSYSVVPLRSASYHWIYKCCIPHC